A window of the Dyadobacter pollutisoli genome harbors these coding sequences:
- a CDS encoding O-methyltransferase, with protein MKFLAEEIEEYSVLHTENESELLKSLNRETHANILNPRMLSGHLQGRFLSMISRMIRPERILEIGTYTGYSAICLCEGLKPGGKLITIDINEELETFTRNFFKRSPFEDSIDYRIGVALDIVPTLSDTFDLVFIDADKINYSSYFNLCLEKVRPGGFLIADNVLWSGKVIQSEQTKIDKDTQALLDFNRMVHEDSRVSNILLPIRDGLMILQKL; from the coding sequence ATGAAGTTTTTGGCAGAGGAAATTGAGGAGTATTCCGTGCTGCACACGGAAAATGAGAGTGAGTTGCTAAAGTCTTTGAACCGGGAGACCCACGCCAACATTCTCAACCCCCGTATGTTGTCCGGGCATCTGCAAGGAAGGTTTTTATCTATGATTTCCAGAATGATCCGTCCTGAGCGCATTCTGGAAATCGGTACTTATACCGGATATTCCGCGATCTGTCTTTGCGAAGGATTGAAGCCCGGCGGAAAGCTCATTACCATTGATATTAATGAGGAGCTGGAAACTTTCACCCGCAACTTTTTTAAGCGTTCTCCGTTTGAAGATTCTATCGACTATCGCATTGGAGTTGCGCTCGACATTGTGCCGACGCTCAGCGATACCTTCGATCTGGTCTTTATTGATGCAGATAAAATAAATTATTCTTCTTATTTTAACCTTTGTCTTGAAAAGGTGAGGCCCGGTGGATTCCTGATCGCCGACAATGTGCTATGGAGCGGTAAAGTTATTCAGTCCGAGCAAACAAAAATTGATAAGGACACCCAGGCATTACTGGATTTCAACCGTATGGTTCACGAAGACAGCCGTGTTTCCAATATTTTGCTTCCTATCCGGGATGGGTTGATGATCCTTCAAAAACTATAA